Proteins from a genomic interval of Rosa chinensis cultivar Old Blush chromosome 2, RchiOBHm-V2, whole genome shotgun sequence:
- the LOC112183953 gene encoding SMR domain-containing protein At5g58720-like has protein sequence MRRWVHHGVGAHRRGAHRAEGGGPQEQETVLIVDDEEADEEEKEEELAGRSEAGRSPKDDAEQKVVAMLTEAFSSVLVDDAVSAFREAKGHPNKGAEILVQSLVDTSDEPFTSFTLSGVSSFDTGSDDQFTSSLSSGVSESDTGSTSGPGSSEGFELGCVQNLVSERGFRNKQKRVVASAGTVLNVLGKENVRSRMTKLSGSKNGDASGEEEAKQFLCSMIGDDSELNLAVVRDVLCKWPLFL, from the coding sequence ATGAGGAGATGGGTCCACCACGGCGTAGGAGCTCACCGTCGAGGAGCACATCGAGCAGAAGGAGGAGGGCCGCAAGAACAAGAAACTGTTCTTATCGTTGACGATGAAGAAGCAGacgaggaggagaaggaagaagagctCGCCGGCAGATCCGAAGCCGGCCGCTCCCCCAAAGACGACGCCGAGCAGAAGGTAGTGGCCATGCTGACGGAGGCCTTCTCTTCGGTCTTAGTCGATGACGCCGTTTCGGCCTTTCGCGAAGCCAAAGGCCACCCGAACAAGGGCGCCGAGATTTTGGTCCAGTCTCTGGTAGACACCTCAGACGAGCCATTCACGAGCTTCACGTTGAGCGGCGTTTCCAGTTTTGATACCGGCTCCGACGATCAGTTCACGAGTTCCTTGTCCAGCGGCGTGTCCGAATCTGATACGGGCTCAACTTCCGGGCCGGGTTCGTCCGAGGGGTTTGAGTTGGGTTGTGTTCAGAATTTAGTGAGCGAGAGGGGTTTTAGGAATAAGCAGAAGAGGGTGGTTGCGTCGGCCGGAACGGTTTTGAATGTGTTGGGCAAAGAGAATGTGAGGTCGAGGATGACGAAGCTCAGTGGTTCAAAAAATGGAGATGCTAGTGGGGAAGAGGAAGCTAAACAGTTTCTTTGTTCAATGATTGGAGATGACTCTGAGCTCAACTTGGCTGTTGTTAGAGATGTGCTTTGTAAGTGGCCATTGTTTTTATAG